TCATGCCGATGGTCCTGGCAACGCCGATCGCGGCATCGCCATAGGCGCGGCCGTTACCCCGCGCCACGGAGCCGGCGACGACAGCCTCTCCCACCGCCCCGAACGAACGCGGTCGCAGCACTTCGCTATCGACGACCGGGAAGCGTCCCCAGCCGCTGACGAGGGTCATCGTTCAGCTCCGTCCGCGGGCCACCCCCGCTTTCGGACACTGCCTACCGGTCAAAAGCTGATATTGCGTTGAGGCGTATCAGCTGGTTTTCGAGAAGTTAACGGCCCAGCGCCAGCGCGATCAGGCCGAGCGTGCCGACGATGACGCGCCACCAGGCGAACACCACGAAGCCGTGGCGGGTGACATATTCCAGAAACGACTTCACCACGATGATCGCAGTGATGAACGACACGATGAAGCCGATCGCGACGATACCCATGTGGTCCATCGTCATCTCGGCGCGGCTCTTGTAGAAATCGTAGGCGAACGCGCCGATCATGGTCGGAATGGCGAGAAAGAACGAGAACTCCGCCGCCGCCCGCTTGTCCGCGCCCAGGAACATCGCGGCGACGATGCTGGCGCCGGAGCGCGACACGCCGGGAATCATCGCAATGCACTGCGCGATGCCGATATAGAGATACATCAGCAGCGGAAACTTCGTGGCATCATGCTCGCGCGGCTTGAGGTCGAGCTTGTCGACCCAGAGCAGGATGGCACCGCCGACGATCAGCGTGAAGCAGACGACCCAGGGGTTGAACAGCAGGGTCTTGATGTACTTGCCGGCGATGAGGCCGACGACGACAGCCGGCAGGAACGCGACCAGCACGCCGATCACGAAGCGGCGGGAATAGGAATCGCCGGAGAAGAAGCCGATCACGACGTCCCACAGCTTCTTGAAGTAGAGCCCCACGATCGCGAGGATCGCGCCGAGCTGGATCAGAACCGTAAACGAATCCCAGAAGGCGCCTTCGCCGAGGCCGAAGAATCGCTCCGCAAGCAGGAGGTGGCCGGTCGAGGACACGGGAAGGAACTCGGTCACCCCCTCGATGATGCCGAGGATCACTGCCCGTATTGTATCTGACATATTTACGGTCCATTTCCGCTGGAAAAGCGGGGTTCTTCTCGCCTATTCGCCCCTCGCTCGCAATCGCAAAATGCGCTATCGCGCCCTTGCCTCGCGGTTTTGAAGGACTAGTGTGGCGCCGCACAAACATTGATGGATTCTTAAGCACCATCAAATAGTCAAAGGCTTCATGTTTACGCTGTTTCATCATCCGTTCTGTCCGCATTCGCGATTCATCCGCCTGATCGCGGGCGAATACGGGCTCGAACTGAAGCTGGTCGAGGAGCGCAGCTGGGAACGGCGCGAGGCGTTTCTGCTGCTCAACGCGGCCGGCACCACGCCCGTTCTGGTGGACGACGAACAGCCGCCGATCCCGGGCGGGGCCATCATCGCCGAATATATCGACGAGGCCTATGGCGCTGAGATGGGCCCCAAGCGGCTGATGCCGGAGACGATCGCCGAGCGCGTCGAGGTGCGCCGGCTGATGGCCTGGTTCAACGAAAAGTTCTTCGAGGAGGTCTCCCACCCGCTCGTCACCGAGCGCATCTACAAGCGCTTCATGAGCGAGGGCAATGGCGGCGGCCCGCCCTCGCCCGACGTGATGCGCGCCGCCAAGGCCAACGTGCGCTATCATCTGGCCTATATCGGCTGGCTGGCGCAGACCCGTAACTTCCTCGCCGGCGACCGGCCCACTTACGCGGATCTCGCCGCCGCGGCGCATCTCTCGGCGATCGACTATCTGGGCGACGTGCCATGGAGCGAGGACGACGCAGCAAAGGCGTGGTACGCGCGGGTGAAATCCCGTCCGTCGTTCCGCCCGCTGCTGAGCGAATGGCTGGCGGGCGTGCCGGCGTCGCGGACCTACGTGGACCTGGATTTCTGAACTCCGATCCGACTGAACTGAAGACGGCGCTGGCGCGCGAGGCGCGCGCACTCGGCTTCGACTGCATCGGCGTCACGGCGCCCGGCACGATCGACAGCGCCGGACGGCGCTTCCTCGAATTCATCGCCTCCGGCGGCCATGGCGACATGGACTGGCTCGCGAGCCAGCCGGAACGCCGCGTCGATCCGCGCGGGCTGTGGCCGGATGTGCGCAGCGTGATCATGCTCGGCGTCAATTACGGCCCCGACTCCGATCCGCTCGCAATCCTCAAGCAGCGCACGCGCGCGGCGATCTCGGTCTATGCGCAGGGCGACGACTATCACGACCTCATCAAGAAGCGGTTGAAGGCGCTGGCCCGCTGGCTGGTCGCGACCGCGCCGAGCGAAGTGAAGGTGTTCGTCGACACCGCGGCGGTGATGGAGAAGCCGCTGGCGCAAGCCGCGCATCTCGGCTGGCAGGGCAAGCACACCAATCTGGTCTCGCGCGAGTTCGGATCGTGGCTGTTTCTCGGCGCCATCTACACCACGCTCGACTTGCCGCGCGACGATGCCGAGATCGATCATTGCGGCTCGTGCCAGGCCTGCCTCGACATCTGCCCGACCTCGGCGTTTCCCGCGCCTTACCAGCTCGATGCGCGGCGCTGCATCTCCTATCTCACCATCGAGAACAAGGGACCGATCCCGCAGGAATTTCGCAAGGCCATCGGCAACCGCATCTATGGCTGCGACGATTGCCTCGCGGCGTGCCCCTGGAACAAGTTTGCGCAGGAGGGACGTGAGGCCAAGCTCGCCGCGCGCGACGAATTACGCGCGCCTGGTCTCGGCGAACTTTCACGGCTTGACGACGCAGGGTTTCGCGCGCTGTTCACGAAGTCACCGGTGAAGCGCATCGGGCGTGACCGGTTCTTGCGGAACGTGCTGGTTGCGATTGGTAACTCGGACGATGCGGCGCTGGCGAAGGAAGCGTGTCGCTTGCTTGATGATGCGAGCCCGCTGGTGCGCGGCGCTGCAGTTTGGGCGCTAGGGCAGTTGGCGCCGCAGGACGAGCTTGCGGCGGTGAAGAACGCTGCGATGAGCAACGAGCCCGATGAGAGCGTGCGTGAGGAGTGGCGCACCACCTCCTAGTTCTCGCTCTCACCACCCTTGATTTCCCCGCACGTTCCCGCAAAGTCGCGCACCATGACAACAAACATGCCTTTCTTCACCCGCGACGGCGATACATTCCATCCGACGGAAGTGGCCAACGGTCCGTGGGACCCGAAATCGCTGCACGGGCGCGTCATCATCGGCCTGATCGGCTTCGCCATCGAGGAGCGCCATTCCGGCCCTGAGTTCGTGCCTGCGCGGCTCACCGTCGACATGTTTCGGCTGCCGACCATCGACAAGCCGATTCACGTGACGACGCGGCTGGTGCGCGACGGAATGCGCATCCGCGTCGTCGAGGCGGAGTTCCTCTCCGGCGGCATCAGCATGGCGCGCGCCTCCTGCCAGCTGCTGCGGCGAACGCAAAACCCCGAGGGCAATGTCTGGTCGCCGCCGAACTGGGACGTGCCGAAGCCATCAGACATTCCAAAGCCGACCGACCCCAGGCTCGGCATGAACGGCAAATGGACGACGCGCCCCATCGTCGGCCACATGGGCTCGCTCGGTCCGCGCCGACTCTGGATGAGCGAGGTGCGCGAACTCGTTGCCGGCGTGCCGATGACGCCGTTTGTCCATGTCGCCACCGGCGCCGACTTCGCAAGCCCGTTCGCCAATGCCGGCGACAAGGGACTCGGCTACATCAACAGCGACGTCACGATCTATCTGCACCGCCTGCCGGTGACGAACTGGATCGGATTCGACGTGGTGAACCACCAGGCCACGGACGGCGTCGCGATCGGCGAATGCTGGCTCTACGACGAGCAGGGCCCGATCGGCACCGCGACGGTCGCCGCGCTGGCGCAGCGCAAGCCGATGGCGAAGCCACCTCCGCCGTAGTTCGACGACGTCACACCAGATGCCGCTTCATCTCCGTTCGCGCCTTCAGCTCGGCGCCCTGCTTGGCGACGATCTTGGCGATCCGCTCCGGCGCGAACTTCAGATCGAGGAACGCCGGCGCGGTGTTGGCGACCTCGTGATAGGTCGCGATCTTGCCGCCGCGCAGCGTCATGATCGCGACGCCCTCGAACATCGCGCGCGCGCCGCTCGCTTCCGGCAGGGTTGATTTGTAGCTGAACGTGTAGCGCGCATACAGCGTGGTGCCGTTGCCGACGGGGTCATGCATGTCCCAGCGGAAATCGGTCGCCGTGCGATAGAACCAGTCGTCGACCATTCCAGCGATTTTGTCGCGCCCTTCGAAAGCGCCGTAGAACACGTCGTGATAGACGCCGTCCTCGGTGAAGAGATCGGCAAAGGCACGACCGTTGCGCTGTTCGACAGCGTCGCAGAAAGCACGCAGCATGGCGGTGGTGGTCATGAATTGCCTCCCGTGTTTCTTGTTGCGGCCTACTTCACCCGATCTCCGCCACCGCGGCAAGAATGCGCGCGATGTCCTGCGGGCGGGACAGGCGGTGATCGCCGTCCTGGATCAGGGTGAGCACGACGTCGTCGGCCGGCAGGCGGTGCGTCAACGAAAACGCGTGCTGCCATGGCACATCAGGATCCTGCGCGCCTTGCAGGATGCGGACGGGACAGCCGAGATCGATGGCGCTGCCGAGCACGAGATGGTTGCGCCCCTCCTCGATCAGCTTGCGCGTGATCGGATAGGGCGTGCCGTCGCCATATTCGGATGGCCTGAGCCAAAAGCCCTTAGTCTCGATCTCCTTCTTCACCTCGGGTGAAAAATTCTTCCACATCAGCTCTTCGGTGAAGTCGGGCGCCGGTGCGATCAGCACCAGGCCCGCCAGCGAGGCTTTGCCGGAACGCTTCCTGATCTCCCGCGCGAGCAGCAGCGCCATCCAGCCGCCCATGGACGAACCGATCAGGATTTGCGGACCGGTGCAGAACCGCTCGAACACCGCGACGCTGTCCTCGAGCCAGCTGCCGATGGTTCCGTCGGCGAAATCGCCGCTGGATTCGCCATGGCCGGAATAGTCGAACCTGACGGCGGCACGGCCGCGCTCGCCGGCCCAGGCGTCGAGCGCCACCGCCTTGCCGCCCTGCATGTCCGACTTGAAGCCGCCGAGCCAGACGACGCCGGGCCCTTGACCAGATCCCTGGCCGGCGCGGTGACGCACCGCGATTTTGCGCGCTGACGGTCCTTCGCCAACATCGATGAAGTCGAGCACGGCATCGGGAATTGCTGGGGTCATGGAACGTTTACTCTTGCTGTGGGGTTTGAGGGCGTGGTCCCCGTTCCACGAAGCAACCCTATAGTGGTATTGTCCCTTTGGGACGCTTGCGGAACAGGGGCAAGGTGTCTATGTCGAGCACCGTGCCGATGGGCGTGACCAAAATGCCTCGCATTTGAGGGTTTTTCGCTTCTCGCACGAGCGACTTGCTTGCCGGCAAACGCATCTTCCTTCAAAATAGCCGCTTCCTTTCACAACTTTGGAGAACCACCCATTCGCCGTCCCAATAGAGCCCCGGCCCCTGCCGCCAAAGACGGGCCGCGCATCAATGATGATATTCGCAATGCGCAGATCCAGCTGATCGACGCTGCCGGTGACAACAAAGGCACCGTCGAGACGATGCTCGCCATCAAGATGGCCCAGGAAGCTGGCATGGATCTCGTCGAGATTTCGCCGAATACCAGCCCTCCCGTCTGCAAGATCATGGACTACGGGAAGTATAAGTATTCCGCCCAGAAGAAAGCCGCCGAAGCCCGCAAGCGGCAGAAGACCGTCGAGATCAAGGAGATCAAGCTCCGCCCGATGATCGACGACCACGATTACGACGTGAAGATGCGCGCGATGCTGCGGTTCTTCGAAGAGGGCGACAAGGTCAAGATCACCCTGCGCTATCGCGGCCGCGAAATGGCGCACCAGGAGATCGGCACCAAGCTGCTGGACAAGATCAAGACCGACGTCGCCGAGCTCGCCAAGGTCGAGCAGGACGCCCGGTTCGAGGGCCGTCAGGTCGTCATGGTACTGGCGCCGCGCTGAGTGCAGCTTCTCGGGACTGAGAATTCAACGGCCCGTCCGGATCGTCCGGCGGGCCGTTTACGTTTTCAGGACCGCGTCGCCTGCCAGGTGCCGCTGCACTGGTCGCCGGAGATGACGCCCCGCCAGGAGCCGGCTCCGGCTGCGCCGCCGAGACGACCACCTCCACTGGCATGGGAGGCGCCGACCGACACCTGGACCGCTACGGCGCCGCCGCGATTGACGGTGCCGGACACCCGGCCGCCACCGGCGGACGAGACCCGGCTGCCAGTCACGGTGAAGGGGACGCTGTAGCCCGAGCTGCAGACGCCGCGGGTGGTGGCGAAGGTGACGTTCCAGACACCGTCATACCCGGCGATGCGGGCATCGGCAGTCGATGGGACGGCCGCCGCGGCGAGTACGGCCAACAGCGCCAGGTGGCGCGGACGTGTGACAACGGACAAAATCGATCGGGAAAAATGGGCCATTTTGGTCCTGCTCCGGACGGGACGGCGTGAACAAGGGGTGGCAACACCCAATAGTCGGCGGGCAGGTTTCGCCGGTTCATCATCGTTGCCAATTCGCCCGTTCTCTGTCATAAGCCCGACCTTCATCGCCCGGCTGATTAAGGGCTGCCGTGGCGGTGTTTCGTGCGGGTTTCGCGCTTGTTCGCAAAAACCTGAGCACAATCAACGCTCTAACGAGCATTTTTGACGGCCACGCCGCCTTCGCGGGCGGATGTCGTTGGCCATTAGGAGAGCCAAATGCCCAAGCTGAAGACCAAATCGGGCGCTAAAAAGCGCTTCAAGGTGACTGCCACCGGCAAAGTGATGTTCGCCCATCGCGGCAAGCGTCACGGCATGATCAAGCGGACGAAGAAGCAGATCCGTCAGCTTCGCGGCACCAGCGTGCTGTTCAAGACCGACGGCGACAACGTCAAGAAGTACTTCTTGCCGAACGCCTGATCGCGTCCAAGATCGACGAAGATCATTGCCATCTCTGCCGCACCTTTCGCGGCAATCCGAAACAAAGTCATCTCTGAAGGATTTTTGTCATGTCTCGCGTCAAACGCGGTGTGACCGCCCACGCCAAGCACAAGAAAGTCTACAAGGCCGCCAAGGGCTTCTACGGCCGCCGCAAGAACACCATCCGCGCCGCCAAGCCGGCCGTGGAAAAGGCCCAGCAGTACGCTTTCCGTGACCGCAAGCGCAAGAAGCGCACCTTCCGCGCGCTCTGGATCCAGCGTCTCAACGCAGCGGTCCGTCCGTTCGGCCTGACCTACAGCCGATTTATCGACGGTCTCGCCAAGTCGGGCATCACCGTGGACCGCAAGGTGCTGTCGGATCTCGCGATCCACGAGCCCGCGTCGTTCCAGCTGATCGCCGAGAAGGCCAAAGCTGCGCTAGCCGCCTAAAAGGCTGCTCTCGCGGCCTGAGGCTTGCGCTAGCGGCCCGTCTGGCCCGCAGCCTTCAGCGCGCGCTGCGAGTAACGCTGGGCGACCTCCGCCCGGCAGAAAGCCGTAAACGAGAGATACATGGTGCCGGACTTGTTCCGGTACTTGACGTCGCATGCGTGCATCTCGCGCTTGTAGGCCTGGCTCTGCGCGGCACTGAGGCCGGACTTGAAGTCCACCTCGCATTTCCTTTCGACAGCGGCGCCGAGCTGAACATCGCCACTCGCGGTCAGTTCGCAATCCTTGAAGACCTTCATCGCGCTTTCGCAGCCCTTCTGCGCGCTGATGGTGTCCGCGACCTCGTCCAGCGTCATGGATTTGTCCATGCAGACCATGGCGCGCGCAGGCGTCGCGGCAGCCGACAGAACGATGGCCAGGACGGCCAAACAGCATTTCGAAAGCATCGCAAAGGTCTCCTCGTATCCTGTCTTGGTGCCGGGTCCCCGCGCGAGGTTCAACCCAGCCGCTCGAGAAGCGGAAATGACCGGCTTTTTGCTTGACGTTACGCCCTTCGGGCGGCGACAACCCAGCCGAATTTGGCAGCAAGGATTTGACTGTGTCCGACCTCGCAACGCTTGAAACATCCATCCTCGACCAGATCGCCGCCGCCGGCGACGAAGCCGCGCTCGAAGCGGTGCGCGTCGCAGCCCTCGGCAAGAAGGGCTCGATCTCGGCGCTGCTTGCCACGCTCGGCAAGATGTCGCCCGACGAGCGCAAGACGCAGGGCGCGGCGATCAACCAGGCCAAGGACAAGGTCACCGAGGCGCTCGGTGCACGGCGCGACGTGCTGAAGTCGGCAGCGCTCGATGCGCGGCTCGCATCCGAGACCGTCGACGTCACGCTGCCGCTGCGCGATGCGCAGGCCGAGGCCGGCCGCATCCATCCGCTGAGCCAGGTCTGGGACGAGCTCACCACGATCTTCGCCGACATGGGTTTCTCGGTCGCCGAAGGCCCAGACATCGAGACCGACGACTACAACTTCACCAAGCTGAATTTCCCTGAAGGCCATCCGGCGCGCGAAATGCACGACACGTTCTTCTTCTATCCGAAGGAGGACGGCTCGCGCATGCTGTTGCGTACCCACACCTCGCCGGTGCAGGTGCGCACGATGCTGAGCCAGAAGCCGCCGATCCGCGTGATCTGCCCGGGCCGCACCTACCGCATCGATTCGGACGCGACCCACACGCCGCAATTCCACCAGGTCGAAGGGCTCGTCATCGACAAGCATTCTCATCTCGGCCACCTCAAATGGATCCTGCACGAGTTCTGCAAGGCGTTCTTCGAGGTCGACCACATCAACATGCGCTTCCGTCCCTCGTTCTTCCCGTTCACGGAGCCGTCGCTGGAAGTCGACATCCAGTGCCGCCGCGACAAGGGCGAGATTCGCTTCGGCGAGGGCGAGGACTGGCTCGAGATTCTGGGCTGCGGCATGGTGCATCCGAACGTGCTGCGTGCCTGCGGCATCGATCCCGACGAGTACCAGGGCTTTGCCTGGGGCATGGGCATCGACCGCATCGCCATGTTGAAATACGGCATCGCCGATCTCCGCCAACTGTTCGACAGCGACGTCCGCTGGCTCAGCCATTACGGCTTCAAGCCGCTCGAAGTGCCGACGCTCGCGGGAGGGCTGAGCTCGTGATGCTCGCTCGCACGAAGATTCTCTCCGTTCCCTCCCCCCTTGTGGGGGAGGGTCAGGGAGGGGGGTAGCCGCGGATGCCGCACGCAGTTGTGAGCGAGCGTCAGCGCAGCCGGGCGAAGCAACTTCGCCGGTCGATGACGCGCGCTGAAAAACTGCTGTGGCGCTACCTGAAGGCTAATCGCATCGACGGTTTGGGCATCCGCCGTCAAACCCCAATCGGAAACTACGTCGCCGACTTCGTCTGCTTCTCCTCCAAACTCATCATCGAGCTCGACGGAGAATCGCACGACTTTGAAGAGCGGCAAAAAGCAGATCAACGTCGCGACGCGTTCTTCACCGCTGAGGGTTTTCAGGTTCTTCGCTTCACCAACGAGCAGGTGATGACGAACCTCGAGGGGGTTGTTCAGACGATCGGCCAGGCAGCTTCTGTCGGAGCCCGCGGCTTACCCCCCTCCCTGACCCTCCCCCACAAGGGGGGAGGGAACACTAGCACTGACCAGAGCAATTCAACCGACAAGAGCCGAGGCAACCAGCCATGAAATTCACCCTCTCCTGGCTGAAGGATCATCTCGACACCGATGAGTCGCTGGAAAAGCTTGCCGACAAGCTCACCATGATCGGGCTCGAGGTCGAGAACATCGAGGACAAGGCGAAGGCGCTGAAGCCCTTCACCATTGCGAAGGTGATCTCGGCCGAGCAGCATCCCAACGCCGATCGCCTGCGCGTCTGCATGGTCGACACCGGTGACGGTGGCGCGGCGGTGCAGGTCGTGTGCGGCGCGCCGAACGCGCGCGCCGGGCTCGTCAGCGTGTTCTCGCCGCCCGGCACCTACATTCCCGGCAAGGACATCACGCTCGGCGTCGGCACCATCCGCGGCGTCGAAAGCCGCGGCATGCTGTGCTCGGCGGCCGAGTTGCAGATCTCCAACGACCATGACGGCATCATGGAATTGCCGGCGGACGCACCGATCGGTGCCGGCTACGCCGAATGGGCCGCGCTCGGCGATCCCGTGATCGAGATCAATCTGACGCCGAACCGGCAGGACTGCACCGGCGTGCACGGCATCGCGCGCGATCTTGCCGCCGCCGACATGGGCAAGTTCAAGGATCCCACCGTCAAG
The genomic region above belongs to Bradyrhizobium sp. CCBAU 53338 and contains:
- a CDS encoding undecaprenyl-diphosphate phosphatase — encoded protein: MSDTIRAVILGIIEGVTEFLPVSSTGHLLLAERFFGLGEGAFWDSFTVLIQLGAILAIVGLYFKKLWDVVIGFFSGDSYSRRFVIGVLVAFLPAVVVGLIAGKYIKTLLFNPWVVCFTLIVGGAILLWVDKLDLKPREHDATKFPLLMYLYIGIAQCIAMIPGVSRSGASIVAAMFLGADKRAAAEFSFFLAIPTMIGAFAYDFYKSRAEMTMDHMGIVAIGFIVSFITAIIVVKSFLEYVTRHGFVVFAWWRVIVGTLGLIALALGR
- a CDS encoding glutathione S-transferase family protein, with translation MFTLFHHPFCPHSRFIRLIAGEYGLELKLVEERSWERREAFLLLNAAGTTPVLVDDEQPPIPGGAIIAEYIDEAYGAEMGPKRLMPETIAERVEVRRLMAWFNEKFFEEVSHPLVTERIYKRFMSEGNGGGPPSPDVMRAAKANVRYHLAYIGWLAQTRNFLAGDRPTYADLAAAAHLSAIDYLGDVPWSEDDAAKAWYARVKSRPSFRPLLSEWLAGVPASRTYVDLDF
- the queG gene encoding tRNA epoxyqueuosine(34) reductase QueG; the protein is MAGGRAGVADLRGPGFLNSDPTELKTALAREARALGFDCIGVTAPGTIDSAGRRFLEFIASGGHGDMDWLASQPERRVDPRGLWPDVRSVIMLGVNYGPDSDPLAILKQRTRAAISVYAQGDDYHDLIKKRLKALARWLVATAPSEVKVFVDTAAVMEKPLAQAAHLGWQGKHTNLVSREFGSWLFLGAIYTTLDLPRDDAEIDHCGSCQACLDICPTSAFPAPYQLDARRCISYLTIENKGPIPQEFRKAIGNRIYGCDDCLAACPWNKFAQEGREAKLAARDELRAPGLGELSRLDDAGFRALFTKSPVKRIGRDRFLRNVLVAIGNSDDAALAKEACRLLDDASPLVRGAAVWALGQLAPQDELAAVKNAAMSNEPDESVREEWRTTS
- a CDS encoding acyl-CoA thioesterase domain-containing protein: MPFFTRDGDTFHPTEVANGPWDPKSLHGRVIIGLIGFAIEERHSGPEFVPARLTVDMFRLPTIDKPIHVTTRLVRDGMRIRVVEAEFLSGGISMARASCQLLRRTQNPEGNVWSPPNWDVPKPSDIPKPTDPRLGMNGKWTTRPIVGHMGSLGPRRLWMSEVRELVAGVPMTPFVHVATGADFASPFANAGDKGLGYINSDVTIYLHRLPVTNWIGFDVVNHQATDGVAIGECWLYDEQGPIGTATVAALAQRKPMAKPPPP
- a CDS encoding nuclear transport factor 2 family protein translates to MTTTAMLRAFCDAVEQRNGRAFADLFTEDGVYHDVFYGAFEGRDKIAGMVDDWFYRTATDFRWDMHDPVGNGTTLYARYTFSYKSTLPEASGARAMFEGVAIMTLRGGKIATYHEVANTAPAFLDLKFAPERIAKIVAKQGAELKARTEMKRHLV
- a CDS encoding carboxylesterase — encoded protein: MTPAIPDAVLDFIDVGEGPSARKIAVRHRAGQGSGQGPGVVWLGGFKSDMQGGKAVALDAWAGERGRAAVRFDYSGHGESSGDFADGTIGSWLEDSVAVFERFCTGPQILIGSSMGGWMALLLAREIRKRSGKASLAGLVLIAPAPDFTEELMWKNFSPEVKKEIETKGFWLRPSEYGDGTPYPITRKLIEEGRNHLVLGSAIDLGCPVRILQGAQDPDVPWQHAFSLTHRLPADDVVLTLIQDGDHRLSRPQDIARILAAVAEIG
- the infC gene encoding translation initiation factor IF-3, which produces MRRPNRAPAPAAKDGPRINDDIRNAQIQLIDAAGDNKGTVETMLAIKMAQEAGMDLVEISPNTSPPVCKIMDYGKYKYSAQKKAAEARKRQKTVEIKEIKLRPMIDDHDYDVKMRAMLRFFEEGDKVKITLRYRGREMAHQEIGTKLLDKIKTDVAELAKVEQDARFEGRQVVMVLAPR
- the rpmI gene encoding 50S ribosomal protein L35, producing MPKLKTKSGAKKRFKVTATGKVMFAHRGKRHGMIKRTKKQIRQLRGTSVLFKTDGDNVKKYFLPNA
- the rplT gene encoding 50S ribosomal protein L20, which translates into the protein MSRVKRGVTAHAKHKKVYKAAKGFYGRRKNTIRAAKPAVEKAQQYAFRDRKRKKRTFRALWIQRLNAAVRPFGLTYSRFIDGLAKSGITVDRKVLSDLAIHEPASFQLIAEKAKAALAA
- the pheS gene encoding phenylalanine--tRNA ligase subunit alpha; the protein is MSDLATLETSILDQIAAAGDEAALEAVRVAALGKKGSISALLATLGKMSPDERKTQGAAINQAKDKVTEALGARRDVLKSAALDARLASETVDVTLPLRDAQAEAGRIHPLSQVWDELTTIFADMGFSVAEGPDIETDDYNFTKLNFPEGHPAREMHDTFFFYPKEDGSRMLLRTHTSPVQVRTMLSQKPPIRVICPGRTYRIDSDATHTPQFHQVEGLVIDKHSHLGHLKWILHEFCKAFFEVDHINMRFRPSFFPFTEPSLEVDIQCRRDKGEIRFGEGEDWLEILGCGMVHPNVLRACGIDPDEYQGFAWGMGIDRIAMLKYGIADLRQLFDSDVRWLSHYGFKPLEVPTLAGGLSS
- a CDS encoding endonuclease domain-containing protein — translated: MPHAVVSERQRSRAKQLRRSMTRAEKLLWRYLKANRIDGLGIRRQTPIGNYVADFVCFSSKLIIELDGESHDFEERQKADQRRDAFFTAEGFQVLRFTNEQVMTNLEGVVQTIGQAASVGARGLPPSLTLPHKGGGNTSTDQSNSTDKSRGNQP